One genomic window of Polyangium aurulentum includes the following:
- a CDS encoding cytochrome P450, which produces MTLTLRYDPLDPGTLSDPYPLYAELRKNTPVFWHEQMQSWVLTRYRDCREVLRNYELFARDRRRVGEDVPEFRQSVQSMDPPEQSPLRTLLLNSLRAQDLDEISRRSRLQIEGLFARLADRAEFDFMSEVAAPIALTITSDLLGVEEPELKSYMALSDAIARRMDAGLLPSTIEAGDRARNQLNALVDAWLEGEERPGVLASVRRNAGKAQVPEHYIRNTTGVVFNASYGTLFATLGNVVLTLLQRPDALERLRDKSLLAPGVDELIRFDGPAQGTSRVATKRTTIGDTVIEPGQIVMTLLASANRDPEEFPRPDELVLDRSPNRHLAFGWGPHACLGAMFGRIALRELIVGLLATPAPLRLAGTPTRRRTATVRSMDVLPVTFRR; this is translated from the coding sequence ATGACGCTCACGCTTCGGTACGATCCGCTTGATCCGGGGACGCTGTCAGATCCCTACCCCCTCTATGCGGAGCTGCGAAAGAACACCCCTGTCTTCTGGCACGAGCAGATGCAGTCCTGGGTATTGACTCGCTACCGCGACTGCCGCGAAGTGCTGCGCAATTACGAGCTGTTCGCCCGCGACCGGCGACGGGTGGGAGAGGACGTGCCGGAGTTCAGGCAGAGCGTGCAGTCCATGGACCCGCCGGAGCAGAGCCCGCTGCGCACCCTGCTTTTGAATTCCCTCCGGGCGCAGGACCTCGACGAGATCAGCCGCCGGTCGCGCCTCCAGATCGAGGGGCTCTTCGCCCGGCTCGCCGATCGAGCTGAATTCGATTTCATGAGCGAGGTCGCCGCGCCGATCGCGCTGACCATCACGTCCGATCTCCTCGGCGTCGAGGAGCCCGAGCTGAAATCGTACATGGCTCTGTCGGACGCCATCGCGCGGAGAATGGACGCCGGCCTGCTACCGAGCACGATCGAAGCCGGAGACCGAGCCCGCAACCAGCTCAACGCGCTGGTCGACGCATGGCTCGAAGGGGAGGAGCGGCCAGGCGTGCTGGCCAGCGTCAGGCGCAATGCGGGCAAGGCGCAGGTGCCCGAGCACTACATACGGAACACCACGGGTGTGGTCTTCAATGCGAGCTACGGCACGCTCTTCGCCACGCTCGGCAACGTGGTGCTCACCCTGTTGCAGCGCCCGGATGCGCTGGAGAGGCTGCGCGACAAGAGTCTCCTGGCCCCTGGGGTCGACGAGCTGATTCGCTTCGACGGCCCGGCGCAGGGCACGAGCCGGGTCGCGACGAAGAGAACCACGATCGGCGATACGGTGATCGAACCGGGTCAAATCGTCATGACCCTCCTCGCCTCCGCCAACCGTGATCCAGAGGAGTTTCCGCGCCCTGACGAGCTCGTTCTCGACCGTTCGCCCAATCGGCATCTCGCCTTCGGTTGGGGGCCGCACGCCTGTCTAGGCGCGATGTTCGGCCGTATCGCATTGAGGGAGCTGATCGTCGGCCTGCTGGCCACGCCCGCTCCGCTGCGATTGGCAGGCACGCCGACGCGTCGGCGCACGGCGACCGTACGAAGCATGGACGTCCTGCCGGTCACATTCCGCCGGTGA